The Armatimonadota bacterium nucleotide sequence GGACCACTGGGACCACGCTTCCCACACCTGTCACTTCCGCCAGCGGGAGGGGGACTTCGCCCACTACGCCGGCGTCTGGCGGTTCGAGCCCGCGGGGGAGGGGACCCGCACCTCCGTGATGGTTGACTTCGAGATTGACCTGCCGCTGGCGGGTCCGTTGCTCAGCACGCTGCTGCGCACGTTGATGCGCAAGAACATCGAGGCGATGCTGGCGGCCTTGAAGGCCCGGCTGGAGGCCCCACCGGCCCGGGCCTGATCCCCGTCGCCGGGCGCGCGCCGCCCGGTCGGGGCCCGGAGTGCGTCGTCGGCGTGCCGCCGGGGGCGGGAAGAGCGTGGTCGGGGACGGGAAAAACAGCGGGGGACTCTACGGTACAGGAGGTGCAGCGATGGTCACCTGGCTCCAGACTTACATCCGTCACGTGGTCGGCCGCTACCTCGACAACGAGTCCGGGCAGGACGTCCTGGTCTGGTTGCTCGTCCTCTTCGTGATCTGGCTGCTCGTCGCCGGCCGCCGCGTCGTGGTCCAGTAAGCCCCCAGCGGGTCGGAGGCCGAGGTCAGCGGGGCCGCGTCCACCCCCCGGCGCGGCCCCGTCGCCGTCTGCGCCGGTTTCCCCGCGGTGCGACCGGTCGTGCGCGGGGCCGGTCGTGTCGCGCGCCGCCTGCCACCCCGACCAGCCGAGAAAATTGTCCGGCGAGAACGGAGATTATAAGATAGTGCCCATGCGCATGGCCGTTACCATCCCCCTCGCCCGACCCCTCATCGGCCACGAGGAACGCGAGCGCATCCTCCAGGTCCTGGACTCCGGCATCCTGGTCGCCGACCGCGTCGTCCGGGAGTTCGAGGAGGCC carries:
- a CDS encoding SRPBCC family protein, with product MARVEATTLIAAPLEEVYRQARAVEEFPEFMPDLESVEVLERTDDRTVTRWVGVVQGRKVRWVEEDHWDHASHTCHFRQREGDFAHYAGVWRFEPAGEGTRTSVMVDFEIDLPLAGPLLSTLLRTLMRKNIEAMLAALKARLEAPPARA